Sequence from the Temnothorax longispinosus isolate EJ_2023e chromosome 6, Tlon_JGU_v1, whole genome shotgun sequence genome:
aaaaagtgtcgctctgccccgcgaagcgagatattaaaggtggaagcacataaaattgcaggagccatgagcacgaatgcagaagccatatgcgcatgcgctatgagGTTTGTTCGCGTCGCATGCCCCAACATGCTCTTTCTCACTCCAATGCGCTCCAATACGTTCGCGTCACCTGAACCAAGATGGCGACTAGATGTTCGCGTCACGTTAGAGCATACTCCAAGGAGCAATTAGGAGCACGCTTTGGGTGCTTTCCAGCAATGTACACAGGCGACACTGTGTAACACAGTGTTCGACCCAGTGCTTTCCAACtacgacacaagtcgacacaatcGTACACAGCTAAAATGGTGAGTTTGGGTGCGTTCGGGAagacgctattagcgctatttagCGCTATAAGCTGTTCGCGAAACTAGATGGTAGCGCAGCAAACGCTACTATGACGTCACTCATGGTAGCGTTATACGTCATAACTGAGCGCTATCAACGCTATTCCTTCCGAGGTAGTGTATTGGTAGTGTTAGCATTTGCAAGGTTCGTGAACGCTCAGAACGCCCATGTATTGCACATGTTTGTCGAACCTAACCACCAAACTACCGgtcgaagaaaaataaggaagaaGAAGGTGCCAGTAATACACACATTTATAATGGATAATCCCGAGTATCTCGACAATTCCGTGGAAGTAAATCTTCAGGATGTTATAACTGGAGAAGAATTTACATTGCAACTCTCACCGAACAGTGCTTTGAAAGCAAAAACCGGTAAGTTTCTTTTacgtaattgtaaataatattgtataaagttatatataaacaattttttaacggATTCCTGCTTGCaataatttcacatttatttatgtataataatgcaaCTAATTTAATATGGTTTTGGCTTTTATCACATTATTAATGTTGATTTATaggccgtaaccgttgatttaatcTGTAAGCcctaaaaattttctaatcagtcgattattctcctcacattagactgtgattggtcattTCTTAGAGCTTACAGTTTAATTAATGGTTACAGCCTTTATAAATCAGCCTTTAGACATTAcagtgaaatataaaaaattttacttttaggTAAACGTAAAGCCACTGATCAACCAGCCATCATACAAACGCTAATAGAAAAGCGCCAAAAAGCTGAGGAAGAAAAAGCAAGAGACACAAAGAAAGGATGGAAATGGAAACAAAATGTTGGCAAAACTGGATAAACTTCTAGAGAAGAAGTAAATACCTCAATGTTACAGAACCAGTTGCACAGTTTGGAAAAGTGCAATTACATAGTACAAAAGTTTGGTTGTTATTcggaatattaatatatattctattatatattattttatattacacgcacgtttattttattattaatatattctc
This genomic interval carries:
- the LOC139814832 gene encoding uncharacterized protein, with translation MTSLMVALYVITERYQRYSFRGSVLVVLAFARFVNAQNAHVLHMFVEPNHQTTGRRKIRKKKVPVIHTFIMDNPEYLDNSVEVNLQDVITGEEFTLQLSPNSALKAKTGKRKATDQPAIIQTLIEKRQKAEEEKARDTKKGWKWKQNVGKTG